One segment of Brassica napus cultivar Da-Ae chromosome C3, Da-Ae, whole genome shotgun sequence DNA contains the following:
- the LOC106383349 gene encoding nucleolin-like yields MATSSGTTKTRPDNPNLTRSRSLGRKPKPAPSSDADGSDKKTAEKPVPNYLKPTISSRPDPVKFLKKNSAVEDKLLRRRSFDRPPSSLTSSISSSHNKSLNTSPARSRDRPVVPREKPATGLRSSSFHGSSSRGGLRGSSTLKSAPVASRGSPGVKKSGLSGGSSSKSKKEGSEKVPKKPLGKKEIAPESSSPPAPDHKDEEEIVKVETDEQVSEPKEEDKDQVTQLEESGEEKETDPVDASKDEVKDEAVQPEDSGEEKETGPVDASKEEEKEELINENATEEQTEEQKEPENTEEDNNKDKEEVENHEENIETAVTPDMKEAENVEESKEEKDAEVKEEESEDSKVEEATTETTEDQAEEGTKKEVVQGKKESPSAYNDVIASKMQENKRKNKVLALAGAFQTVIDYETAASK; encoded by the coding sequence ATGGCAACGAGCTCTGGTACAACGAAAACCAGACCGGACAACCCAAACCTAACCAGATCAAGATCTCTTGGCAGAAAGCCAAAGCCTGCACCATCATCAGACGCAGATGGATCTGACAAGAAGACAGCTGAGAAGCCTGTGCCCAATTATCTCAAACCCACAATCAGCTCCAGACCAGACCCGGTCAAGTTCTTGAAGAAGAACAGCGCTGTCGAAGACAAGCTTCTTCGTAGACGTTCCTTTGATCGTCCTCCTTCTTCATTGACTTCATCAATTTCGTCATCCCATAATAAATCCCTCAACACCTCTCCTGCACGCTCACGTGACAGACCCGTGGTTCCAAGAGAGAAGCCTGCCACTGGTCTGCGTTCTTCATCATTCCATGGAAGCAGCAGCAGAGGCGGTCTCAGAGGAAGCAGTACCCTGAAGTCAGCTCCTGTGGCTTCGAGAGGATCTCCAGGGGTGAAGAAGAGCGGTCTGAGTGGTGGTAGTTCTTCCAAGAGCAAAAAGGAAGGTTCTGAGAAGGTTCCAAAAAAACCTTTGGGTAAAAAAGAGATTGCCCCGgaatcttcttctcctcctgcGCCTGATCATAAGGATGAGGAGGAGATTGTCAAAGTTGAGACTGAtgaacaagtttctgaaccgaaagaagaagataaagatcAGGTTACACAGCTTGAGGAATCTGGTGAAGAGAAAGAGACCGATCCAGTGGATGCCTCCAAAGATGAAGTTAAAGATGAGGCTGTACAGCCTGAGGACTCCGGTGAAGAGAAAGAGACCGGTCCAGTGGATGCctccaaagaagaagagaaagaagagctGATCAACGAGAATGCAACAGAAGAGCAAACAGAGGAGCAGAAAGAACCAGAGAACACCGAAGAAGACAACAATAAAGACAAGGAAGAAGTTGAAAATCACGAGGAGAATATTGAAACAGCTGTTACTCCAGATATGAAAGAAGCTGAGAATGTCGAAGAAAGCAAGGAAGAGAAAGACGCAGAAGTTAAAGAAGAGGAGAGTGAAGACAGCAaagttgaagaagcaacaaCAGAAACAACAGAGGATCAAGCAGAGGAAGGAACAAAGAAGGAAGTGGTGCAAGGAAAGAAGGAATCTCCATCAGCCTACAACGACGTAATAGCAAGTAAGATGCAAGAGAATAAAAGGAAGAACAAGGTCTTGGCTCTCGCTGGAGCTTTTCAGACAGTTATCGACTATGAAACTGCTGCATCTAAGTGA
- the LOC106384886 gene encoding putative peptidyl-tRNA hydrolase PTRHD1, translating to MASAVVSAAFRLPLATRRFSNSSPRISLHHPTIWTRHLRRITTASSMSQLTSETDASRTNDENSAEKPDDVVVQYVVLRRDLIDSWPLGSVVTQGCHASVAAIWSFRDDPVTLQYCDPQHIDSMHKVTLEVKGETQMMNLSEKLNSGGISHKVWMEHPENIPTCIATKPYPKSQVSPFFKKLKLCK from the exons ATGGCCTCCGCCGTCGTCTCCGCTGCGTTTCGACTCCCGCTCGCTACCCGCCGATTCTCCAACTCGTCGCCGCGGATTAGCTTGCATCATCCCACGATCTGGACTCGTCATCTCCGTCGGATTACAACAGCTTCATCCATGAGCCAACTAACCAGCGAAACCGATGCCTCCCGTACTAACGACGAGAACTCGGCGGAGAAACCAGACGACGTCGTGGTGCAGTACGTTGTGCTTCGACGAGATCTGATCGATTCGTGGCCACTCGGGAGCGTGGTGACTCAGGGATGCCACGCGTCGGTGGCGGCGATATGGTCGTTCAGAGACGATCCGGTAACGCTTCAGTACTGTGATCCGCAGCACATTGACTCTATGCACAAG gTCACTCTTGAAGTTAAAGGAGAAACTCAGATGATGAATTTGTCAGAGAAGTTGAACTCAGGAGGAATCTCTCATAAGGTGTGGATGGAGCATCCGGAGAATATTCCGACTTGTATCGCTACAAAGCCTTATCCCAAATCTCAAGTCTCTCCTTTCTTCAAGAAGCTCAAGCTTTGCAAGTGA
- the LOC106384885 gene encoding centromere protein O isoform X1 encodes MGEMIVSLDEDIPLDSTRARFTNLLKRHQQLTDRLTRDSDKMIFDRLSKEFEAARASQNQEVCLDGEEWNDGLLATLRERVHMEADKKESGNSGFAPVSHLEERIAYRVGNKVIYCLEGARIGIQYETSFAGETYEIYHCVLESKSFLEKMNVLEHTIPFFLPLRDLENDLLSSNAKKFIDNVGDLLHAYVERREQVRLIKELYGNQIRELYHSLPYHMIEFAIDDCDCKVVVSLRYGNLMCELPTKVRVLAWPMHQLKRQCTSPRLSKLASQAIPVRLSFAEDALRIQSLPEAYAEIVVNMPQEIEQIFL; translated from the exons ATGGGAGAGATG ATTGTTTCGCTGGACGAAGACATTCCATTGGATTCAACACGAGCACGAT TCACGAATCTTCTCAAGAGGCATCAACAATTGACAGACCGTCTTACCAG GGATTCTGATAAGATGATATTTGATCGGTTAAGCAAAGAATTTGAAGCTGCACGGGCTTCCCAAAATCAAG AAGTATGCTTAGATGGGGAAGAGTGGAATGATGGCTTGTTGGCTACACTAAGAGAACGG GTGCATATGGAGGCTGACAAAAAGGAGAGCGGGAATTCAGGTTTTGCACCAGTTTCTCATCTTGAAGAACGAATTGCTTACAGGGTGGGAAATAAG GTGATTTATTGCTTAGAGGGAGCGAGAATTGGAATACAGTATGAAACATCTTTTGCAG GAGAAACTTACGAGATTTACCACTGTGTGCTTGAGAGCAAGTCGTTTTTGGAGAAGATGAATGTACTTGAGCACACAATTCCATTTTTTTTGCCACTACGTGACTTGGAAAATGATCTACTTTCTTCGAATGCTAAG AAATTCATCGATAATGTTGGGGATCTCCTGCACGCATATGTGGAAAGGAGGGAGCAG GTCCGGCTTATCAAAGAGCTCTACGGAAATCAGATCAGGGAGCTTTATCACAGTCTTCCTTACCACATGATTGAATTTGCGATAGATGATTGTGACTG CAAGGTGGTGGTGAGCCTGAGATATGGGAATCTTATGTGTGAACTTCCGACAAAAGTGAGAGTTCTAGCATGGCCAATGCACCAGCTGAAGAGGCAGTGCACAAGCCCTAGGTTAAGCAAACTTGCAAGTCAAGCAATCCCTGTGCGTTTATCTTTTGCCGAGGATGCCTTAAGGATCCAATCACTACCTGAAG CATACGCAGAGATTGTAGTAAACATGCCACAAGAAATTGAGCAAATATTTCTGTAG
- the LOC106384885 gene encoding centromere protein O isoform X2 yields MGEMIVSLDEDIPLDSTRARFTNLLKRHQQLTDRLTRDSDKMIFDRLSKEFEAARASQNQEVCLDGEEWNDGLLATLRERVHMEADKKESGNSGFAPVSHLEERIAYRVGNKVIYCLEGARIGIQYETSFAGETYEIYHCVLESKSFLEKMNVLEHTIPFFLPLRDLENDLLSSNAKKFIDNVGDLLHAYVERREQVRLIKELYGNQIRELYHSLPYHMIEFAIDDCDCKVVVSLRYGNLMCELPTKVRVLAWPMHQLKRQCTSPRLSKLASQAIPVRLSFAEDALRIQSLPEEIVVNMPQEIEQIFL; encoded by the exons ATGGGAGAGATG ATTGTTTCGCTGGACGAAGACATTCCATTGGATTCAACACGAGCACGAT TCACGAATCTTCTCAAGAGGCATCAACAATTGACAGACCGTCTTACCAG GGATTCTGATAAGATGATATTTGATCGGTTAAGCAAAGAATTTGAAGCTGCACGGGCTTCCCAAAATCAAG AAGTATGCTTAGATGGGGAAGAGTGGAATGATGGCTTGTTGGCTACACTAAGAGAACGG GTGCATATGGAGGCTGACAAAAAGGAGAGCGGGAATTCAGGTTTTGCACCAGTTTCTCATCTTGAAGAACGAATTGCTTACAGGGTGGGAAATAAG GTGATTTATTGCTTAGAGGGAGCGAGAATTGGAATACAGTATGAAACATCTTTTGCAG GAGAAACTTACGAGATTTACCACTGTGTGCTTGAGAGCAAGTCGTTTTTGGAGAAGATGAATGTACTTGAGCACACAATTCCATTTTTTTTGCCACTACGTGACTTGGAAAATGATCTACTTTCTTCGAATGCTAAG AAATTCATCGATAATGTTGGGGATCTCCTGCACGCATATGTGGAAAGGAGGGAGCAG GTCCGGCTTATCAAAGAGCTCTACGGAAATCAGATCAGGGAGCTTTATCACAGTCTTCCTTACCACATGATTGAATTTGCGATAGATGATTGTGACTG CAAGGTGGTGGTGAGCCTGAGATATGGGAATCTTATGTGTGAACTTCCGACAAAAGTGAGAGTTCTAGCATGGCCAATGCACCAGCTGAAGAGGCAGTGCACAAGCCCTAGGTTAAGCAAACTTGCAAGTCAAGCAATCCCTGTGCGTTTATCTTTTGCCGAGGATGCCTTAAGGATCCAATCACTACCTGAAG AGATTGTAGTAAACATGCCACAAGAAATTGAGCAAATATTTCTGTAG
- the LOC106383348 gene encoding histidine kinase 5 produces METDQTEEMDIKVLSSMWPEDVGTQADNRFNVEKPAGDSDTLKEVDIAEKRTMADLKRLPELMNMTNQGSSQLTNLVKQWEYTQDHAVKLFKEEVKILTRQREEAEAKELKIIEEHNFETQEPENVPVLDDTMYRGFKHKKRVKIDEEFDTVAYWKQKALSLEKMLEASTERERRLIDKLNESLKTMESHSAPVEKLTQNLKRAEGFLHFILQNAPIVMGHQDKDLRYLFIYNKFPTLREQVK; encoded by the coding sequence ATGGAGACTGATCAGACAGAAGAGATGGACATCAAAGTCTTGTCTTCCATGTGGCCCGAAGACGTTGGAACCCAAGCAGACAACCGGTTCAACGTCGAGAAACCCGCCGGTGATTCAGACACCTTAAAAGAAGTTGATATCGCTGAGAAACGCACCATGGCTGATTTAAAACGCTTACCAGAACTCATGAACATGACTAACCAAGGCTCTTCTCAACTCACCAACCTTGTGAAACAGTGGGAGTACACGCAGGACCACGCGGTTAAGCTATTTAAAGAAGAGGTCAAGATTCTCACCAGGCAAAGAGAAGAAGCAGAGGCCAAAGAGCTAAAGATCATAGAGGAGCATAACTTCGAGACTCAAGAGCCTGAGAACGTTCCGGTTTTGGATGATACTATGTACCGCGGGTTTAAGCACAAGAAAAGGGTTAAGATCGACGAGGAGTTTGATACGGTTGCGTATTGGAAACAGAAGGCGTTGAGTTTGGAGAAGATGCTTGAAGCGAGTaccgagagagagaggaggTTGATTGACAAGCTGAACGAGAGTTTGAAGACTATGGAGTCTCACTCAGCACCGGTTGAAAAGTTGACTCAGAATCTTAAGAGAGCTGAAGGTTTCTTGCATTTCATACTACAGAATGCACCTATTGTTATGGGACATCAAGACAAAGATCTACGTTACTTGTTCATCTACAACAAGTTTCCCACCTTACGAGAACAGGTAAAATAA
- the LOC106386427 gene encoding histidine kinase 5-like gives MACEMETDQTEEMDIEVLSSMWPEDVGTQADNQFNVEKPAGDSDTLKEVDIAEKRTMADLKRLPELMNTTDQGTSQLTNLVKQWEYMQDHAVKLLREELKILTKQREEAEAKELKIIEEHNFESQEPENVPVLDDTSHLFRRFKHKKRDALVGSKRVEIDEEFDTVQYWKQKALSLEKMLEASTERERRLIEKLNESLKTMESHSAPVEELTQNLKRAEGFLHFILQNAPIVMGHQDKDLRYLFIYNKFPTLREQDILGKTDVEIFHGGGVKESEDFKREVLEKGKASKREITFETELFGSKTFLIYVEPVYNKAREKIGINYMGMEVTDQVRKREKMAKLREDNAVRKAMESELNKTIHITEETMRAKQMLATMSHEIRSPLSGVVGMAEILSTTKLDKEQRQLLNVMISSGDLVLQLINDILDLSKVESGVMRLEATKFRPREVVKHVLQTAAASLKKDLTLEGNITDEVPIEVVGDVLRIRQILTNLISNAIKFTHEGKVGIKLKVISVPSFASGMELNADAEEQNGLTETETSVWIRCDVYDTGIGIPEKALPCLFKKYMQASADHARKYGGTGLGLAICKQLVELMGGQLTVTSQVNAGSTFTFILPYKVATSDDHSDDQDFSDMVDHHQPEPDDTTEGYFQFKPLLGSIYSNGGPVIGNNSFLPHKVMLTSPLKRINGFVSDTSNNTAQSETTQVENNGYIDETRLETCSGPCPSKETESCSSSQASSEGGALEMESELTVSSRREEEETETTKPKILLVEDNKINIMVAKSMMKQLGYTFDIANNGVEAITAIKGTSYDLVLMDVCMPVLDGLKATRLIRSYEESGNWDAAIEAGVDIKISENEQACVHSTNRLPIIAMTANTLAESSEECYANGMDSFISKPVTLQKLKECLRRYLH, from the exons ATGGCCTGCGAGATGGAAACTGATCAGACCGAAGAGATGGACATCGAAGTCTTGTCATCCATGTGGCCAGAAGACGTCGGAACCCAAGCAGACAACCAGTTCAACGTTGAAAAACCCGCGGGAGACTCAGACACCTTAAAAGAAGTCGACATCGCCGAGAAACGCACCATGGCCGATCTAAAACGCTTACCCGAACTCATGAACACGACAGACCAAGGCACCTCTCAACTCACCAACCTCGTGAAACAATGGGAGTACATGCAAGACCACGCGGTTAAGCTACTAAGAGAAGAGCTCAAGATTCTCAccaaacaaagagaagaagCCGAAGCCAAAGAGCTAAAGATCATAGAAGAGCATAACTTCGAAAGCCAAGAGCCAGAGAACGTTCCGGTTTTGGATGATACGAGCCATTTGTTCCGAAGGTTTAAGCACAAGAAAAGGGATGCGTTGGTCGGTAGCAAAAGGGTTGAGATCGACGAGGAGTTTGACACGGTTCAGTATTGGAAACAAAAGGCGTTGAGTTTGGAGAAGATGCTTGAAGCGAGTaccgagagagagaggaggTTGATTGAGAAGCTGAACGAGAGTTTGAAGACTATGGAGAGTCACTCTGCACCGGTGGAAGAGTTGACTCAGAATCTCAAAAGAGCTGAAGGGTTCCTGCATTTTATTCTTCAGAATGCACCTATTGTTATGGGACATCAAGATAAAGATCTACGCTACTTGTTCATCTACAACAAGTTTCCTACCTTGCGAGAACAG GACATTTTGGGGAAAACGGACGTGGAGATATTCCACGGAGGTGGAGTGAAAGAGTCTGAAGATTTCAAGAGAGAGGTTCTTGAGAAAGGCAAAGCTTCAAAGAGAGAGATCACATTTGAGACAGAGTTATTCGGATCAAAGACGTTTTTGATATACGTTGAGCCTGTTTACAACAAAGCTCGTGAGAAAATCGGTATCAACTACATGGGAATGGAAGTAACTGATCaggtgagaaagagagaaaaaatggCTAAACTTAGAGAAGACAACGCAGTTAGAAAAGCAATGGAGTCAGAGCTGAACAAGACCATTCACATTACAGAGGAGACAATGAGAGCTAAGCAAATGTTAGCGACAATGTCTCATGAGATAAGATCACCGTTGTCAGGAGTAGTGGGAATGGCTGAGATACTTTCTACTACAAAGTTGGATAAAGAGCAAAGACAGTTGTTGAATGTTATGATCTCTTCTGGAGATTTGGTGCTTCAGTTGATTAATGATATTCTTGATCTCTCCAAGGTTGAATCAG GTGTAATGAGACTAGAAGCTACCAAGTTTAGACCAAGAGAAGTGGTAAAGCATGTGCTTCAGACAGCTGCTGCGTCTCTGAAGAAAGACTTGACATTAGAAGGAAACATTACAGATGAAGTTCCTATCGAG GTAGTTGGAGATGTTCTAAGGATTCGGCAGATTCTCACCAACTTGATCAGCAATGCTATTAAGTTTACACATGAAGGAAAGGTTGGGATCAAACTCAAAGTGATATCAGTACCATCCTTTGCGAGTGGTATGGAGTTAAACGCAGACGCTGAAGAACAAAACGGTTTGACTGAGACAGAGACTTCGGTTTGGATCCGCTGTGACGTTTATGATACTGGAATTGGAATCCCAG AAAAAGCACTTCCTTGTTTGTTCAAGAAGTACATGCAAGCAAGCGCTGATCACGCTCGCAAATACGGTGGAACAGGTCTCGGTCTCGCCATTTGTAAACAGCTG GTTGAGCTAATGGGAGGTCAACTTACTGTGACAAGCCAAGTCAACGCCGGTTCAACGTTCACGTTCATACTACCTTACAAAGTTGCAACATCAGATGATCATTCAGATGATCAAGACTTCTCTGACATGGTTGATCATCATCAACCAGAACCAGACGACACAACCGAAGGATACTTCCAGTTTAAACCACTTCTTGGTTCTATCTATTCTAATGGCGGACCGGTCATAGGCAATAATAGCTTCTTACCTCATAAAGTCATGCTCACTAGCCCTCTTAAACGCATCAACGGCTTTGTCTCTGATACCTCTAACAACACTGCACAAAGCGAGACGACTCAGGTTGAAAACAATGGTTACATAGATGAAACAAGACTCGAAACCTGTTCTGGTCCATGTCCTTCTAAGGAAACAGAATCTTGTAGTAGTTCACAAGCTAGCTCAGAAGGTGGAGCCTTAGAAATGGAGTCAGAGCTTACAGTTTCATCTCgtagagaagaggaagaaacagagacaacaaagccAAAGATTCTGCTAGTGGAAGATAATAAAATCAACATCATGGTTGCTAAGTCTATGATGAAACAATTAGGCTATACCTTTGATATTGCTAATAATGGAGTTGAAGCCATAACAGCTATTAAAGGCACTAGCTACGACTTGGTACTAATG GATGTGTGCATGCCAGTTCTGGATGGTTTAAAAGCCACAAGACTGATACGTTCCTATGAAGAATCTGGGAACTGGGATGCTGCAATAGAAGCTGGAGTAGATATAAAGATATCAGAGAATGAACAAGCTTGTGTGCATTCCACAAACCGGCTGCCTATAATAGCG ATGACGGCAAATACATTAGCAGAGAGCTCAGAAGAATGTTATGCAAATGGTATGGATTCTTTTATTTCAAAACCTGTAACGTTGCAGAAACTAAAAGAGTGTCTACGACGGTACTTGCATTGA
- the LOC106384882 gene encoding uncharacterized protein LOC106384882, whose protein sequence is MAKEQILRPWFLDLVPALVILLAAAHVMALGYWIYRLATDRRAQSQRGKFH, encoded by the exons ATGGCGAAGGAGCAAATCTTGAGGCCTTGGTTTCTGGATCTCGTACCGGCTTTGGTTATTTTGCTCGCCGCAGCTCATGTCATGGCCTTG GGTTACTGGATTTACAGATTGGCGACTGATCGTCGGGCTCAGAGTCAGAGAGGAAAGTTTCACTGA